Within the Candidatus Omnitrophota bacterium genome, the region GCGGAGAGCTTTGCTGAGGCCATGCAGACGTCTTTGGATTTCTTGGAGCAGGAGTGGAAGAACTACATGTACCGGCTTTAGTGTGTCAGGCATCACAGTGGCGCGCCGCGTCATGGCGAGCGAAGCGCGGCCATCTTTGCGGAACAAAGATCCCCACGTCGCTCTCACTCCCCGGGATGACAACCAATGGTTTCAGGGGACATATCTCCGAAGGAGATGTGTCCCCCAAGGGTCCCTGACCTCAGATCTCTTCCAGCGCCCGCGGCATCCTTAAAGACCAGTTTTCCGGGCCGGTAGTCCCCGGCAGGTTAATGCGGCACTCGTAAGAGCCTTCCTCGAAGAGGTTGTTGTAAAGCCCCTCCTTCAAAAACCAATCCAGAACCAAATCAATACGGAAGACGGAGTGCGCTTGTTTGAGAGACTCAAAGGCCTGTTTGAGGAGCTGTGGATTGCATTTCTGCGGCACTTCTCCGTTATTGCCCAAGGCCTGCCAGAGTCTGTCCTTCTCCCCGAAGGATTCGCGGTAAATTTTGAGGATCTGCCAGGTCTTGTCCTCGGGTTGTCCGAGTATGCTGCGCAAAATCTTTTCCGTGGAGATCGCGTTTTTCCAACGCAGGCGTTGGTACGGGTGCCCGTCTGCCTCGAAAAGGTTTTCTTTGAGCCAGCCGGAATTGAGCCCTGCCTCTTCGCAGAGCCGGTCAAAGAGCGCCTCGCTTACAGTGCCTGCTTCCCACTCCCACCAGGCCACCCAGTTGGAGGTGTCGTGGGTTGAAAGGCAGGTGAGCCCTGTTTTGCGATACCCGTCCGGTCCGGAAAAGGAGCAATCACTGCGCCAATTTTTGGTCCAGCGCTGTACATCGGTGCCCGGGATTCCGAATTCCTCCAAGACCTTTGGGCAGGCCGGGGGGATGGTGCCGAGGTCCTCTGCCACAGGAAGCATGCGACTGGCCTCGATCATGGTACTGAGAATCTTGCGTCCGTGTTTTTCCCAAAGCGACTCGTCGGCCGGGTCGAATTCACCCTCGAGTCCTTGCTGCTCTGCGGGGAGGTGCCCGGGGATGCTCCAGACCCTGAAAGTCCCCACCACGTGATCCACCCGGTACAGGTCAAAGAAATTCTCCGCGTACTGCAGTTTACGTTTTAGATACCAGAAACCATCGGCTTCGATTTGATCCCAATTATAGGGAGGCATGCCCCAGCGTTGTCCCCGGGAGGCGTACATGTCCGGGGGCGCGCCGGCGCAGAAATCCAATTTGAAGTATTCAGGATGGGCCCATGCGTCCGCACTGTCCGCAGCGACAAGAAAAGGGATATCCCCCACCAGGAGCACGTCCTGCTTTTGGGCATAAGCCCGGACCTTGCGGAGCTGCTCGAAACATTGCCACTGAACCCATTGATAATAAACGAGTTGGGAATCAAAGTCCTTCCGGACCGCTGCGGTCTGGGGGCTGTGCGGGTCCTGGTAGGGTTTGTCCCAGTCAAACCAGGCTCGCTCTTGATGCAGATCGCGCAGCACTCTGAAAGCGGCGTAGTCCTCCAGCCAGTCTGCTTGTTCTTTGCGGAAGCTGACAAAGCCCGGATGCTTGAGGTCTGTAGCGGACTCAAAGGCCTGATGCAATAAGTTGAGTTTGGCCTGCTTTAGTGCGTAATTCACCCGCGGAGAGTTGTTGGGGAAATCCTTGCACATTTGGGCCTGGGCCTTCTCGCAAAAACATCCGTCCACTCCGATGAGTTCATCCAGACAT harbors:
- the malQ gene encoding 4-alpha-glucanotransferase produces the protein MKVSGLSDPSQLSYEYLLKTVTGAHWQRLGTSRRSGIATPLFYIYSKRSGGIGEFPDLKHLIDWMLPRGLSLLQLLPLNDTGQNFRPYDAHSSLAVDPMYLCLDELIGVDGCFCEKAQAQMCKDFPNNSPRVNYALKQAKLNLLHQAFESATDLKHPGFVSFRKEQADWLEDYAAFRVLRDLHQERAWFDWDKPYQDPHSPQTAAVRKDFDSQLVYYQWVQWQCFEQLRKVRAYAQKQDVLLVGDIPFLVAADSADAWAHPEYFKLDFCAGAPPDMYASRGQRWGMPPYNWDQIEADGFWYLKRKLQYAENFFDLYRVDHVVGTFRVWSIPGHLPAEQQGLEGEFDPADESLWEKHGRKILSTMIEASRMLPVAEDLGTIPPACPKVLEEFGIPGTDVQRWTKNWRSDCSFSGPDGYRKTGLTCLSTHDTSNWVAWWEWEAGTVSEALFDRLCEEAGLNSGWLKENLFEADGHPYQRLRWKNAISTEKILRSILGQPEDKTWQILKIYRESFGEKDRLWQALGNNGEVPQKCNPQLLKQAFESLKQAHSVFRIDLVLDWFLKEGLYNNLFEEGSYECRINLPGTTGPENWSLRMPRALEEI